A part of Caldicellulosiruptor owensensis OL genomic DNA contains:
- a CDS encoding phage major capsid protein, with protein sequence MAVTNFIPTIWSARLLENLQKRLVYTNITNNDYEGDVKFGNAVKINAIGRVNIFDYAKYTALPDPQVLDSTQQTLLIDQAKAFNFAVDDIDKAQANVNLMDAAMRQAAQDIKDVIDKFIASHYTYAANAIGDDTTPIVPTATTAYELLVDASTKLDEMDIPSDGRVAIVPPWFHGLLRKDDRFVKYTSEGQQVLRTGLVGEAAGFQIFISNNVPNTTGTKYKILCGHPMAITFAQQIEKIEAYRPEKLFADAVKGLVVYGAKVIRPEALVVITANKA encoded by the coding sequence ATGGCTGTTACTAACTTTATCCCAACAATTTGGAGTGCAAGACTTTTAGAAAACTTGCAGAAAAGACTTGTTTACACAAACATTACAAACAACGACTATGAAGGTGACGTTAAGTTTGGCAACGCTGTGAAAATTAATGCAATTGGCAGGGTAAATATATTCGACTATGCAAAATATACTGCATTGCCTGATCCACAGGTATTAGATAGCACACAGCAAACTTTGCTTATTGACCAAGCAAAAGCCTTCAATTTTGCTGTTGATGATATTGATAAGGCGCAGGCAAACGTAAATCTTATGGACGCAGCAATGAGACAGGCTGCGCAAGATATCAAGGATGTAATCGACAAGTTTATAGCAAGTCATTACACATATGCTGCAAATGCAATTGGTGATGACACTACTCCTATTGTTCCAACCGCAACAACTGCATATGAACTTTTGGTTGATGCTTCTACAAAACTTGATGAGATGGATATACCAAGCGATGGTAGAGTGGCTATTGTCCCACCATGGTTCCATGGACTTTTGAGAAAAGATGATAGGTTTGTAAAATATACAAGCGAAGGACAACAAGTATTAAGAACAGGACTTGTTGGTGAAGCAGCAGGATTTCAGATTTTTATAAGCAATAATGTGCCAAATACAACTGGCACTAAGTATAAGATTTTGTGCGGGCATCCGATGGCAATTACTTTTGCACAACAGATAGAAAAAATTGAGGCATACAGACCAGAAAAGTTGTTTGCCGACGCTGTAAAAGGTCTTGTTGTGTATGGTGCAAAGGTAATCAGACCAGAGGCTTTGGTTGTAATTACTGCTAACAAGGCTTAA
- a CDS encoding DnaT-like ssDNA-binding protein, with translation MAIQVGTNSYVDIEFADSYFSERLYADEWDNADTATKEKALITACKRIERLQFKGLKVDETQILSFPRMFPSVSAPINRERSFNLDFGIGFVVQEEVPNEVKWAQCEEALALLKYGNNTRTRLQEQGVIRVDFGSVSEEYERAGKGVNKLFSNEAYELLKPYLAGVVAIV, from the coding sequence ATGGCAATCCAAGTCGGAACAAATTCATACGTTGACATCGAATTCGCAGACAGTTATTTCAGCGAGCGACTCTACGCAGACGAGTGGGACAACGCAGATACAGCAACGAAAGAAAAAGCGCTGATTACTGCATGCAAAAGAATAGAAAGGCTGCAATTTAAAGGGCTAAAAGTAGATGAGACACAAATATTGTCGTTCCCACGGATGTTCCCAAGTGTTAGTGCGCCAATCAACAGAGAACGCAGTTTTAATCTTGATTTTGGTATTGGGTTTGTTGTTCAGGAAGAGGTGCCAAACGAGGTTAAATGGGCGCAATGTGAGGAAGCTCTTGCATTGCTCAAATATGGCAACAACACACGTACCAGGCTACAGGAGCAAGGTGTAATCAGGGTAGACTTTGGGAGCGTGAGTGAGGAATACGAAAGAGCTGGCAAGGGTGTAAATAAGCTGTTCAGCAATGAAGCATATGAGCTGCTTAAACCCTATCTTGCCGGTGTGGTTGCTATTGTTTAA
- a CDS encoding HK97 gp10 family phage protein, which translates to MNTTAELKWNGDKVSKAVEQAVKAALQKCAADLQRKSAERAPIDTGDLRSNCSVSPLKREGAKFYHTVGYNLPYAIVQHERLDFRHPKGGEAKYLEKPFNENKSLYERYIGEAIRNALK; encoded by the coding sequence ATGAACACAACGGCAGAGTTGAAATGGAACGGTGATAAGGTAAGTAAAGCAGTTGAGCAAGCAGTTAAAGCAGCACTGCAAAAGTGTGCAGCTGATTTGCAACGTAAGAGTGCTGAAAGAGCACCAATCGATACAGGGGATTTAAGGAGCAACTGTTCTGTTAGTCCACTTAAGCGTGAGGGTGCTAAATTCTATCATACGGTTGGGTATAATTTGCCCTATGCGATTGTGCAACACGAGAGACTTGATTTTAGACATCCTAAAGGGGGAGAAGCAAAATATCTTGAAAAGCCGTTTAACGAGAACAAATCTTTATATGAAAGATATATAGGCGAGGCGATAAGAAATGCTCTTAAATGA